One window of Priestia filamentosa genomic DNA carries:
- a CDS encoding L,D-transpeptidase, with the protein MKHMLLKSMTIFTLLMISLCGMAGEQTEASTTDYHDLIIVNKYYNKIAYYRNGYLEMLEPVATGMSWDKTPVGFFEIVNKIKNRPYYTGNISGGDSRNPLGKRWLGINANGTSGDTYAIHGNNNPSSIGKYVSQGCIRMDNTAIEKLFDQVQVGTPVAITYSYKSFAELTDLYGYDIRS; encoded by the coding sequence ATGAAACACATGTTACTAAAATCAATGACTATTTTTACTTTACTCATGATCTCGTTATGCGGAATGGCAGGCGAACAAACAGAAGCTAGCACAACAGATTATCACGACCTCATTATTGTTAATAAGTATTACAATAAAATTGCTTATTACCGCAACGGTTACTTGGAGATGCTAGAGCCTGTAGCTACAGGAATGAGTTGGGATAAAACACCGGTAGGTTTTTTTGAAATTGTAAACAAAATTAAAAACCGTCCCTATTATACAGGTAATATCTCTGGAGGAGATTCAAGAAATCCATTGGGTAAGCGTTGGTTAGGAATAAATGCGAATGGTACATCTGGTGATACGTATGCTATCCATGGGAACAACAATCCGAGTTCTATCGGAAAATACGTGAGTCAAGGTTGCATTAGAATGGATAATACAGCCATTGAGAAGCTCTTTGATCAAGTTCAAGTAGGAACGCCAGTGGCGATTACGTATTCTTACAAAAGTTTTGCAGAATTAACTGATTTATATGGGTATGACATACGCTCATAA